From Selenomonas ruminantium AC2024, a single genomic window includes:
- a CDS encoding MFS transporter produces MSGDKVAEKTELRSRLSYALTDGCGNLLYCIIGSFLLYFYTDVFGLSVAVTGTLLLATRLLDAIDAPLWGFIVDHTKTKYGQSRPYFLWLCVPFAVCMWLTFTTPDLSGTAKIAYAAVTYIAAGVIYTGIQTAITSILPNLSHNSEERVVLNTFRMVGGNVGAFICMTFTLPLVAYFGGGNDQLGFSMTLAFFGVIAAVLLFVAFRNLREVNVEKIKRIPIKDSIRAIKGNWPWMILVLANLIFWIALTIRQSTVVYYCQYVLGDKGIAAMINGFMVIQVLGMLSIPFLVRHTSKHTTMIIGFVLAILGHIGMYFAGADLSVLIPFWCISCIGQGIACSMPFAMLSDTVDYGEWKTGIRASGFLTAIGSAFCIKAGSGIGGFIPAMVMDAFGYVPNAVQSATALMGIQVVFIWLPAAIFAVGIVPMLFYSHYEAKEEEVLEALAQQ; encoded by the coding sequence ATGTCTGGAGATAAGGTCGCGGAGAAAACAGAACTGCGCAGCCGGTTAAGCTATGCCCTTACTGATGGATGCGGGAATCTGCTGTATTGTATCATTGGTTCCTTCCTGCTTTATTTTTACACGGATGTGTTTGGTTTGTCCGTAGCGGTAACCGGTACACTGCTGCTGGCTACCAGATTACTGGACGCTATAGATGCTCCCTTGTGGGGATTTATCGTAGACCATACAAAGACGAAATACGGACAGAGCAGACCGTACTTCCTTTGGTTATGCGTGCCCTTTGCAGTATGTATGTGGCTGACTTTTACGACGCCGGATTTAAGCGGTACGGCTAAGATAGCGTATGCGGCGGTTACCTATATTGCGGCTGGTGTTATCTATACGGGAATTCAAACGGCCATTACTTCGATTCTGCCGAATTTGTCCCATAACTCGGAGGAACGGGTGGTTCTTAACACCTTCCGCATGGTTGGCGGAAATGTAGGTGCTTTTATCTGCATGACCTTTACCCTGCCTTTGGTTGCTTACTTTGGCGGTGGCAATGACCAGCTGGGCTTTTCGATGACGCTGGCATTCTTCGGTGTCATTGCAGCGGTGCTTCTTTTTGTAGCCTTCCGTAATTTGCGGGAAGTAAACGTAGAAAAGATTAAACGCATTCCCATTAAGGACAGCATCAGGGCCATCAAAGGAAACTGGCCGTGGATGATTCTGGTGTTGGCGAATCTTATCTTCTGGATTGCTCTTACAATCCGCCAGTCCACGGTGGTTTACTACTGCCAGTATGTGCTGGGGGACAAGGGCATTGCCGCAATGATTAATGGTTTCATGGTCATTCAGGTACTGGGGATGCTTTCCATTCCCTTCCTGGTTCGTCATACCAGTAAGCATACCACGATGATTATTGGCTTTGTACTGGCCATTTTAGGTCATATCGGTATGTATTTTGCGGGTGCGGACTTATCCGTGCTGATTCCCTTCTGGTGCATAAGCTGCATTGGTCAGGGGATTGCCTGCTCCATGCCTTTTGCCATGCTTTCAGATACTGTGGATTATGGTGAGTGGAAGACAGGTATTCGGGCCAGCGGCTTCCTGACGGCAATCGGTAGTGCTTTTTGTATTAAGGCTGGTTCCGGTATCGGCGGTTTTATCCCCGCGATGGTTATGGATGCCTTTGGTTATGTGCCGAATGCAGTTCAGTCGGCCACGGCTTTGATGGGCATTCAGGTGGTATTTATCTGGCTGCCGGCGGCAATTTTTGCCGTAGGTATTGTTCCGATGCTTTTCTACAGTCACTATGAAGCGAAGGAGGAAGAGGTCTTGGAAGCCCTCGCACAGCAATGA
- a CDS encoding glycoside hydrolase family 127 protein: MMKTSAAVNHTVLEDNAQVKVTDKFWLNYMELIRTEMLPYQWRVLNDLEDIEIAKERDADYIPSEKSHAIENFKIAAGRSQGHHYGMVFQDSDVYKWLEAAAYTLARVPEDKNLREAADSVVELIAAAQEDDGYLGTYFTVEAPERKFKRLYQSHELYCAGHFIEAAVAYHKATGNQLVLDTACRLADCLDRHFGPEEHKIHGYDGHEEIELALFRLYETVGNKRYLELGRYFLYQRGKDPDFFRKQCRADEDTSVLIEGMEGFKDSYYQNHKPILEQETAEGHAVRVMYMCTGMAMLARLKNDGKMRQAAQRLWKNITEKRMYITGAVGSTVIGEAFTADYDLPNDSMYGETCASVGLMFFAHNMLKDEAGHGAYADVMERALYNTVLSGMALDGRHFFYVNPLEVVPELSRKDPGKSHIKTTRQAWFGCACCPPNLARLISSLDEYIYSTADDTIYVDLYVGSEAELSLADKKVALSMTSQFPWEGNVELTTKTDGRYGIALRIPSWAKNYKIAINGSVVHEEKQDGYVTLRRNWHKDDRITLEIPMEATLYQAAPEVREDIGRLAVQRGPLVYCAESIDNGDGLERIRLVDGMEFTYEYTDKLFSGAGILHTDAVREAKGNRLYSPYGKPRSLHRQELKLIPYYCWGNRGENEMMVWLYHK; encoded by the coding sequence ATGATGAAAACTTCAGCAGCAGTAAATCATACCGTATTAGAAGATAATGCGCAGGTAAAAGTTACGGATAAGTTTTGGCTGAACTATATGGAACTTATCCGCACGGAAATGCTCCCTTATCAGTGGCGGGTGCTCAATGACTTGGAAGACATTGAGATTGCCAAGGAGAGGGATGCAGATTATATTCCTTCGGAAAAGAGTCATGCAATCGAAAACTTTAAGATTGCCGCAGGCCGCAGTCAGGGACATCATTATGGCATGGTCTTTCAGGATAGTGATGTGTACAAATGGCTCGAAGCCGCTGCCTATACACTTGCCAGAGTGCCGGAGGACAAAAATCTTCGGGAAGCAGCAGATAGTGTGGTGGAACTCATTGCTGCAGCACAGGAAGATGATGGCTATTTAGGCACGTACTTTACCGTGGAGGCACCGGAGCGTAAATTCAAGCGGCTTTATCAGAGCCATGAACTTTATTGTGCCGGACACTTTATCGAGGCCGCCGTGGCTTATCACAAGGCAACAGGCAATCAGCTGGTATTGGATACGGCCTGCCGTCTGGCAGATTGTCTGGATCGGCATTTTGGTCCAGAGGAGCATAAGATTCACGGCTATGACGGCCATGAAGAAATCGAGCTGGCGCTGTTCCGTCTGTATGAAACTGTCGGCAATAAACGCTATCTGGAGCTGGGCAGGTATTTCCTCTATCAGCGGGGCAAAGACCCGGATTTCTTCCGGAAGCAGTGCCGGGCAGATGAGGATACTTCCGTGCTTATTGAGGGGATGGAAGGCTTCAAGGACAGTTACTACCAGAACCATAAGCCCATTCTAGAACAGGAAACAGCAGAAGGTCATGCCGTAAGGGTTATGTATATGTGCACGGGGATGGCCATGCTGGCACGACTGAAGAATGATGGAAAAATGCGTCAGGCGGCCCAGCGGCTTTGGAAGAATATTACCGAAAAGCGGATGTATATTACTGGGGCTGTGGGTTCAACGGTAATTGGGGAAGCCTTTACGGCAGACTATGATTTACCCAATGATTCCATGTATGGGGAAACCTGTGCATCTGTGGGCCTGATGTTCTTTGCCCATAATATGCTAAAGGATGAAGCTGGTCATGGTGCTTATGCGGATGTTATGGAAAGAGCCTTGTATAATACCGTCCTTTCCGGTATGGCGTTGGATGGCAGGCACTTCTTCTATGTAAATCCTTTGGAGGTTGTTCCGGAATTAAGCCGCAAAGACCCCGGCAAGAGTCATATCAAGACTACGCGGCAGGCCTGGTTCGGTTGTGCCTGCTGCCCTCCGAATCTGGCAAGATTAATCAGTTCCCTGGATGAATATATCTATTCGACAGCAGATGATACCATCTATGTGGATTTGTATGTGGGTTCAGAAGCGGAGCTGTCTCTGGCAGACAAAAAGGTTGCACTATCCATGACAAGCCAGTTCCCCTGGGAAGGAAATGTCGAGCTGACAACAAAAACGGATGGACGATATGGTATAGCTCTGCGAATTCCATCTTGGGCTAAGAATTATAAGATTGCCATAAATGGCAGTGTGGTCCATGAAGAAAAGCAGGATGGCTATGTAACGCTGCGGAGAAACTGGCATAAGGATGACAGGATTACGCTGGAAATTCCCATGGAGGCAACACTTTATCAGGCTGCACCGGAGGTACGGGAAGATATTGGCAGGCTGGCCGTTCAGAGAGGACCGCTGGTATACTGTGCCGAATCCATTGATAATGGAGATGGCTTGGAACGCATTCGTCTGGTAGATGGCATGGAATTTACCTATGAATACACCGATAAGCTCTTTAGTGGGGCCGGCATACTGCATACGGATGCGGTAAGAGAGGCCAAGGGCAACAGATTGTATAGCCCTTATGGTAAACCGCGTTCCCTTCATAGACAGGAACTCAAACTGATTCCCTATTATTGCTGGGGCAATAGGGGCGAAAATGAAATGATGGTATGGCTGTACCATAAATAA
- a CDS encoding Flp pilus assembly complex ATPase component TadA codes for MKVPSYMISSYVGRRVITPSQRDVLFHAFSQRMNIIVCGNLGVGKTTFLNAIANELHHMGGHVALVQNFNEFSFRESAKIHPIFTFNSPISDFNQALASAKTGIVINELEAGTSKSLLLALRRGRKNVHFGLSSCSDADHALMRFALLSKTSFNEVPHLIDLVIHIELDSHNNRKIHIKAVDGFDEKTSAFILRDFDSLTDSIKVAS; via the coding sequence TTGAAAGTACCAAGCTATATGATCTCTTCCTATGTAGGAAGACGGGTAATCACGCCGTCCCAGCGCGATGTTTTATTCCATGCGTTCTCGCAGAGGATGAACATAATTGTCTGTGGAAACCTTGGGGTAGGCAAGACGACCTTCCTCAACGCTATCGCCAACGAACTGCATCACATGGGGGGACATGTTGCACTGGTGCAAAACTTTAATGAGTTCTCCTTCCGCGAGTCAGCGAAAATCCATCCGATTTTCACCTTCAATTCTCCCATATCCGACTTCAACCAGGCCCTTGCCTCTGCCAAAACCGGAATCGTCATCAACGAATTGGAAGCAGGAACCTCAAAGTCCTTGCTTCTTGCTCTGCGCCGAGGCCGCAAGAACGTGCACTTCGGACTTTCCTCCTGCTCGGATGCAGACCATGCCCTGATGCGCTTTGCCCTTCTTTCCAAAACATCCTTCAACGAGGTTCCCCACCTCATTGACTTAGTGATTCACATAGAACTTGATTCGCATAACAATCGCAAAATCCATATCAAAGCTGTCGATGGCTTCGATGAAAAGACTTCCGCGTTCATTCTGCGTGATTTCGATTCTCTGACCGATTCGATTAAAGTTGCTTCGTAA
- a CDS encoding TlpA family protein disulfide reductase translates to MHKLFRILLMSMVAFSSIFLATGCSAENGKAAQETANSNKFPAFQTVDVAGNTVTQDIFKGKKITVVNIWGTFCPPCIEEMPELGRWAGEMPQDAQIIGIVCDASGPSDKETAAAAVRILKDANVGFVNILPDDKVLEFLSNIEAVPTTIFVDSNGNIIGEKVIGADVAKYKEQVKRYLK, encoded by the coding sequence ATGCACAAACTGTTTAGAATCCTATTGATGTCGATGGTAGCATTTTCAAGCATTTTTCTAGCCACGGGCTGTTCGGCTGAAAATGGCAAAGCTGCCCAGGAAACGGCAAACAGCAACAAGTTCCCGGCGTTCCAGACGGTAGATGTTGCTGGCAATACCGTTACGCAGGATATTTTCAAGGGTAAGAAAATAACGGTCGTAAATATCTGGGGAACCTTCTGCCCGCCCTGCATTGAAGAAATGCCGGAGCTGGGACGCTGGGCTGGGGAAATGCCGCAGGATGCGCAGATTATCGGCATTGTATGTGATGCCAGCGGCCCCAGTGACAAAGAAACCGCGGCAGCTGCTGTCAGAATCTTAAAAGATGCCAATGTCGGTTTTGTAAATATTCTGCCTGATGACAAAGTGTTAGAGTTCCTGTCAAATATCGAAGCCGTACCTACGACCATTTTTGTGGATTCGAATGGCAATATCATCGGAGAAAAGGTCATTGGTGCTGATGTAGCGAAGTACAAAGAACAGGTTAAGAGGTATCTCAAGTGA
- a CDS encoding CD1871A family CXXC motif-containing protein codes for MTRLGKIRSLLLALAVCCILWGLWRGEARIILHKAVRVCMECIGLG; via the coding sequence GTGACCAGATTGGGCAAAATCCGCAGTCTGCTGCTGGCTCTGGCAGTCTGCTGCATACTGTGGGGGCTATGGCGCGGTGAGGCCCGGATAATTTTGCATAAGGCTGTGCGCGTGTGTATGGAATGTATAGGATTGGGGTGA
- a CDS encoding 4Fe-4S binding protein, translating into MNITRSCNRRFVQLLAAVLTNQELMNLTSGRLYKGSAKNLCAPGLNCYSCPAATLSCPLGALQAAGGTAGYGFSFYVGGFLLLLGVLWGRLACGFLCPFGLLQDLLSKLPVQKRKLFPPLRYVKYLLLVVFVLLLPVLLLMVNGVGAPAFCEYICPAGTLEAAVPLLLTHAEYRQAIGGLFVLKSVILVAVLVGCLFISRFFCKMLCPLGAIYGLLNRVSICRLHLDEKSCVSCGACRKVCPMDIDPVVQLHSPECILCGQCVEACPQKALHLGIKAPAAKTAADTH; encoded by the coding sequence ATGAATATCACCCGTTCATGCAATCGCCGTTTTGTGCAGCTATTGGCGGCCGTGCTCACCAATCAGGAATTGATGAACTTAACTTCCGGCAGGCTCTACAAGGGCAGTGCCAAGAACTTGTGCGCGCCGGGGCTCAATTGTTATTCCTGCCCCGCAGCTACTTTGTCCTGTCCTTTGGGGGCGCTGCAGGCAGCCGGCGGGACAGCCGGTTATGGTTTCAGCTTTTATGTCGGCGGTTTTTTGCTGCTGCTCGGTGTGCTTTGGGGGCGGCTGGCCTGTGGCTTTCTCTGTCCCTTTGGTCTGCTGCAGGATTTGCTGAGCAAGCTGCCGGTGCAGAAGAGAAAGCTATTCCCGCCGCTGCGCTATGTAAAATACCTGCTGCTCGTGGTCTTTGTCCTGCTATTGCCGGTGCTGCTTCTCATGGTTAACGGTGTGGGTGCACCAGCCTTTTGTGAGTATATTTGCCCGGCAGGTACACTGGAAGCTGCTGTGCCATTGCTGTTGACGCATGCGGAGTATCGGCAGGCGATTGGCGGTTTGTTTGTCTTAAAGTCTGTGATATTGGTCGCGGTGCTCGTCGGCTGCCTGTTTATCAGCCGGTTCTTTTGTAAAATGCTTTGTCCGCTGGGAGCGATTTATGGTCTGCTGAATCGTGTCAGTATCTGCAGGCTGCATCTGGATGAAAAAAGCTGTGTATCCTGCGGCGCTTGCCGCAAGGTCTGTCCCATGGATATTGACCCGGTGGTGCAGCTTCATTCTCCTGAGTGTATTTTGTGCGGCCAATGTGTTGAGGCCTGCCCGCAAAAAGCCCTGCATCTGGGGATTAAGGCGCCGGCCGCTAAGACTGCTGCAGATACGCATTAA
- a CDS encoding UvrD-helicase domain-containing protein, which yields MRASSEQIEIIKASQGLQHGQVMKIDACAGSGKTTTLVAVTNANPQKRFLYLAFNRSIADKANQVFPANTRAMTMHSMAYRHFFHGGARPTLAAIKADMLHECFPNKENYELYLLLNRYKEFLISAEHDFPGRDVKKIFELVAEGTLPMPHDHYLKLFQLLSPEEQGLGRLYDCILVDESQDCNPVTLSIINRASCCRIFVGDSHQSIYGFRGAINALARQKADVTLQLTNSFRARQPILDKANLYMKVFMDILYDGQVPYYPMNSMINEEKLKNKQTACITRTNSSLVDLIDEYRDTPARVYLVKKPEDIFRMAIAVKEFLFDQRHDFVGEFKFLNRLHGKEKLKDYADSTADVEILSAMKIAENYEDDLYELLDIARRMNNPEAPIVLTNAHTSKGLEWHTVRLMDDFPDLGFLYMRCRFNSVKIRSGMSHLEQQDERFKDFIQELNLYYVAVTRAQIKLVDMTDNAAYQSREAILNHLDECEAAVRKAKDRRKLQKDSAQERAWESKTAHKHHKKTELRMWETERGTMLNRMRKNIMDCAVSANNFKDFKNLLALGGILLQKRKSGWAYVDFYGRGITDERLGKEFTKDSIMERLNG from the coding sequence ATGCGAGCATCGTCTGAACAGATAGAGATAATAAAAGCATCACAGGGACTGCAGCATGGGCAGGTTATGAAAATTGACGCCTGTGCCGGTTCGGGTAAGACTACCACTTTGGTGGCTGTGACCAATGCAAATCCGCAGAAGCGATTTTTGTATCTGGCCTTCAACCGCAGTATCGCCGATAAGGCCAATCAGGTATTCCCAGCCAATACCAGGGCTATGACTATGCATAGTATGGCGTACAGGCATTTCTTCCATGGTGGGGCACGTCCGACGTTAGCAGCTATTAAGGCAGACATGCTCCATGAATGTTTTCCGAACAAGGAGAATTACGAACTTTATTTGCTGCTTAACCGGTATAAGGAATTCCTCATATCCGCGGAGCATGATTTTCCGGGCCGGGACGTAAAAAAGATTTTTGAGCTGGTGGCAGAAGGGACTTTGCCCATGCCGCATGACCATTATCTGAAACTTTTCCAGCTGCTTTCGCCGGAGGAGCAGGGCTTGGGAAGATTGTATGACTGCATTCTGGTGGATGAGAGTCAGGACTGCAATCCTGTGACGCTCAGCATTATCAATCGGGCTTCCTGCTGCCGGATTTTTGTGGGGGATTCGCATCAGTCCATCTATGGTTTTCGCGGAGCGATCAATGCTTTGGCACGGCAGAAAGCCGATGTGACGCTTCAGCTGACGAATTCGTTCCGTGCCCGGCAGCCGATTTTGGATAAGGCGAATCTCTACATGAAGGTTTTCATGGACATTCTGTACGATGGACAAGTGCCGTATTATCCGATGAATTCCATGATTAATGAAGAGAAGCTGAAGAATAAGCAGACAGCCTGCATTACCCGGACAAATTCGTCACTGGTGGATTTGATTGATGAATATCGGGATACGCCAGCGCGAGTTTATCTGGTCAAGAAGCCCGAGGATATATTCAGGATGGCCATTGCCGTCAAGGAATTTCTCTTCGACCAGCGTCATGACTTTGTGGGTGAGTTCAAGTTCTTGAATCGCCTGCACGGCAAGGAGAAACTGAAGGATTATGCAGACAGCACTGCGGATGTGGAAATACTGTCCGCGATGAAGATTGCTGAGAATTATGAGGATGATTTGTACGAACTCTTGGACATAGCTCGGCGTATGAATAATCCGGAAGCTCCAATCGTATTGACCAATGCGCATACCAGTAAAGGTTTGGAATGGCATACCGTAAGGCTGATGGATGATTTCCCGGATTTGGGTTTCCTCTATATGCGCTGCCGTTTCAATTCGGTAAAAATCCGGTCGGGAATGAGTCATTTAGAGCAGCAGGATGAACGGTTCAAGGATTTCATTCAGGAACTCAATCTTTATTATGTCGCGGTTACCAGAGCACAAATCAAACTGGTGGATATGACCGATAATGCTGCCTATCAAAGCCGGGAGGCAATCCTCAATCATCTGGATGAATGTGAGGCAGCAGTCCGGAAGGCTAAGGACAGGCGCAAGCTGCAGAAGGATAGCGCGCAGGAAAGAGCCTGGGAGTCTAAAACTGCTCATAAGCACCACAAAAAAACGGAACTTAGGATGTGGGAGACCGAGCGGGGTACGATGTTGAATCGCATGCGGAAAAACATCATGGACTGTGCGGTTTCTGCCAATAATTTCAAGGACTTCAAGAATCTGCTTGCGCTGGGCGGCATATTGCTGCAGAAAAGGAAAAGCGGCTGGGCGTATGTGGATTTCTATGGCAGAGGGATAACGGACGAAAGACTGGGCAAGGAGTTTACCAAGGATTCTATCATGGAACGATTGAATGGCTGA
- a CDS encoding aldose 1-epimerase family protein: MLYSLENDKLCVQVRSYGAELRSIKERSDETEYLWDGNPQWWKYSSPVLFPIVGKLQDGKYRVNGTEYELPGHGFGRISEYQLVERRQDYIEFALKWSEETLANYPWKFQLNVAYALKDNTVEVIWKVQNLDDREMVYSIGAHTAFRCPLVQGEEFSDCYLTFNQQEDNVNMPLNSKGQFLKEQGEARLQGEQLALNYGMFAGDALAYKGLKSDVVTICSHKSDKKVSMEAKDFPFWGFWTPAQGGAPFLCLEPWQGHADYEGYNGEFADREGSLKLEPGKTQSFHYTIRIG; the protein is encoded by the coding sequence ATGCTGTATAGTTTAGAAAATGACAAATTGTGTGTGCAGGTGCGCAGTTATGGTGCGGAGCTGCGTTCTATTAAGGAACGCTCAGATGAAACGGAGTATCTTTGGGATGGCAATCCGCAGTGGTGGAAGTATAGTTCTCCGGTGCTGTTCCCCATTGTCGGCAAATTGCAGGATGGAAAGTATCGTGTGAATGGCACAGAATATGAACTGCCGGGACATGGATTCGGGCGTATCTCTGAGTATCAGCTGGTGGAGCGCCGTCAGGATTATATAGAATTTGCTTTGAAATGGTCAGAAGAAACACTGGCCAACTATCCGTGGAAGTTCCAGCTGAATGTGGCGTATGCCTTAAAGGATAATACCGTTGAAGTCATCTGGAAGGTGCAGAATTTGGATGACAGGGAAATGGTCTATTCCATCGGTGCCCATACGGCTTTCCGCTGCCCGTTGGTGCAGGGGGAAGAATTCAGTGACTGCTATCTGACTTTTAATCAGCAGGAAGATAACGTCAATATGCCGCTTAACAGCAAGGGACAGTTCCTGAAAGAGCAGGGAGAGGCACGCCTGCAGGGTGAGCAGCTAGCGCTAAATTACGGGATGTTTGCCGGGGATGCTTTAGCTTATAAGGGCTTGAAGTCGGATGTCGTAACCATCTGCTCCCATAAGAGTGACAAGAAGGTTTCGATGGAGGCCAAGGATTTCCCGTTCTGGGGCTTCTGGACGCCGGCGCAGGGCGGAGCTCCTTTCCTTTGTCTGGAACCTTGGCAGGGACATGCAGATTATGAGGGCTATAATGGCGAGTTTGCAGACCGTGAAGGCAGCCTGAAACTTGAACCAGGCAAAACGCAGAGCTTCCATTACACCATCCGGATAGGCTGA
- the ald gene encoding alanine dehydrogenase has protein sequence MIIGVSKEIKNNENRVGLTPAGAEALVKAGHKVLVETGSGLGSGFADEDYTAVGAELISDKKQLFDKSEMIVKVKEPLPSEYDLFHEGQLLFTYLHLAAEPELTEALLKHKVTSVAYETVVGRDGRSLPLLAPMSEIAGRMSVQIGAQFLESRYGGAGVLLGGVSGVAPAQVVIIGGGVVGTNAAKMAVGLGARVTIIDLSIERLRYLDDVFGGRVATVSSNSYNIAQWVREADLLIGAVLVPGAKTPQLVTEDMIKTMKQGSVVVDVAIDQGGSIATCDHVTTHENPTFVKHGVLHYSVANIPGAVARTSTLALTNATLPYALTLAGKGWREACRQDAGLAQGLNTVDGKITNRPVSEALGLEYVDKAVYLES, from the coding sequence ATGATTATCGGTGTGTCTAAGGAAATCAAGAACAATGAAAATCGTGTAGGGCTGACGCCTGCAGGGGCAGAAGCTCTGGTAAAGGCAGGGCACAAAGTGCTGGTCGAAACGGGCAGCGGCCTGGGGAGTGGTTTTGCTGACGAAGACTACACGGCTGTAGGAGCAGAGCTCATTTCGGACAAGAAGCAGCTGTTTGATAAATCAGAGATGATTGTCAAGGTGAAGGAACCGCTGCCGTCTGAATATGACCTGTTCCATGAGGGGCAGCTGCTCTTTACCTATCTCCATCTGGCCGCAGAACCGGAACTGACAGAGGCTTTGCTGAAACATAAGGTTACATCCGTTGCTTATGAGACGGTGGTGGGCCGGGATGGCAGGTCACTTCCCTTGCTCGCACCGATGAGTGAGATTGCGGGCCGCATGTCGGTACAAATTGGCGCGCAGTTCCTCGAGAGCCGTTATGGCGGCGCAGGTGTCCTGCTGGGCGGTGTCAGCGGTGTAGCTCCGGCGCAGGTGGTAATCATTGGCGGTGGTGTCGTGGGCACCAATGCGGCTAAGATGGCCGTCGGCCTGGGGGCAAGAGTCACGATTATTGACTTGTCAATCGAGCGGCTCCGCTATTTGGATGATGTTTTTGGCGGCCGTGTAGCCACGGTAAGTTCCAACAGTTATAACATTGCCCAGTGGGTACGGGAGGCAGACCTTCTCATTGGCGCCGTGCTGGTGCCTGGTGCCAAAACGCCGCAGCTGGTCACGGAAGATATGATAAAGACCATGAAGCAGGGCTCTGTCGTGGTGGATGTTGCCATTGACCAGGGCGGCAGCATTGCTACCTGCGACCATGTGACCACCCATGAGAATCCGACATTTGTGAAGCATGGTGTGCTGCATTATTCCGTGGCCAATATTCCCGGGGCTGTAGCTAGAACCTCTACGCTGGCACTTACCAATGCAACGCTTCCGTATGCCCTGACGCTGGCAGGAAAAGGCTGGCGTGAAGCCTGCAGGCAGGACGCCGGTCTGGCGCAGGGGCTTAACACTGTGGATGGCAAGATAACCAATCGGCCCGTGTCTGAAGCACTGGGCTTGGAATATGTAGATAAGGCCGTTTATCTGGAGAGCTGA
- a CDS encoding DUF1294 domain-containing protein yields the protein MSMHEIFYWYLAIINALVLVVYGGDKLFAKLDSWRVPEKVLLLLALLGGSIGALLAMQIFRHKTRHLKFRYGVPMILLLQVAALVYLHWK from the coding sequence ATGAGCATGCACGAGATTTTTTACTGGTATTTAGCAATAATCAATGCACTGGTTTTAGTCGTTTATGGTGGAGATAAGCTCTTTGCCAAACTGGACAGCTGGCGGGTGCCGGAGAAAGTGCTCCTGTTATTGGCTTTGCTTGGCGGCAGCATTGGAGCATTGCTGGCCATGCAGATTTTCCGGCATAAGACCCGGCATCTGAAGTTCCGTTATGGCGTGCCGATGATTTTACTGCTGCAGGTGGCGGCTCTGGTGTATCTGCATTGGAAATAA